The Hyphomicrobiales bacterium genome has a window encoding:
- the potF gene encoding putrescine ABC transporter periplasmic binding protein, translating to MGRTTKRLTEAIAACMVGLGLLAAPAAAQDKQLRIFNWSDYVDPEVLDAFKKETGITVVYDTFDQMETVETKLLAGKTGYDLIVVTASFLPRHIPLGLYQPIDKDKAPNLKNLWPEIQTRLSKYDPGNKYAVNYMWGTTGIGYNTAKIKERLGPDAVIDSWKIVFEPETLKKLSNCGVHVLDAVEEMFPAALRYLGLDPDSKNEADLNKAGELLRKIRPHVQKFHSSEYINALANGDICLAVGYSGDILQAKKRAEEAKNGVQIAYSIPKEGALMWFDSFVIPKDAGNVEAALKFIDFVNRPAMAAKNSDFIQYASGNLASKPLLSAAVRDNPGIYPSDAVMGRLYTITPYDQKAQRLVNRLWTRVKTGK from the coding sequence TTGGGTAGGACGACGAAGCGACTGACCGAGGCGATTGCTGCCTGCATGGTCGGACTGGGACTTCTGGCCGCGCCGGCCGCCGCGCAGGACAAGCAGCTGCGCATCTTCAACTGGTCGGATTATGTCGATCCGGAGGTGCTCGACGCCTTCAAGAAGGAAACCGGCATTACCGTCGTCTACGACACCTTCGACCAGATGGAGACGGTCGAGACCAAGCTCCTCGCGGGCAAGACGGGCTACGACCTGATCGTCGTCACGGCCTCTTTCCTGCCGCGCCATATCCCGTTGGGGCTCTATCAGCCGATCGACAAGGACAAGGCGCCGAACCTCAAGAATCTCTGGCCGGAGATCCAGACCCGGCTGTCGAAATACGACCCCGGCAACAAATACGCCGTGAACTACATGTGGGGCACCACGGGGATCGGCTACAACACCGCCAAGATCAAGGAGCGCCTCGGCCCCGACGCGGTGATCGACAGCTGGAAGATCGTCTTCGAGCCGGAAACGCTGAAGAAGCTCTCGAATTGCGGCGTCCATGTGCTCGACGCGGTCGAGGAAATGTTCCCGGCGGCTTTGCGTTATCTCGGGCTCGATCCTGACTCGAAGAATGAGGCCGATCTCAACAAGGCCGGCGAGCTGCTGCGCAAGATCCGCCCGCATGTTCAGAAGTTCCACTCCTCGGAATACATCAACGCGCTGGCGAATGGCGACATCTGTCTGGCAGTCGGCTATTCCGGCGACATCCTCCAGGCCAAGAAGCGAGCCGAGGAAGCCAAGAACGGCGTCCAGATCGCTTATTCGATCCCGAAGGAAGGCGCGCTGATGTGGTTCGACTCCTTCGTGATCCCGAAGGATGCGGGCAATGTCGAGGCGGCGCTGAAGTTCATCGACTTCGTCAACCGGCCGGCGATGGCGGCGAAGAACTCGGACTTCATCCAGTACGCCAGCGGCAATCTCGCCTCCAAGCCGCTGCTTTCGGCGGCGGTGCGCGACAATCCCGGGATCTACCCGTCGGACGCGGTGATGGGGCGGCTCTACACGATCACGCCCTATGACCAGAAAGCCCAGCGGCTGGTGAACCGGCTCTGGACCCGCGTGAAGACGGGCAAGTGA
- a CDS encoding conserved hypothetical protein (Evidence 4 : Unknown function but conserved in other organisms) has protein sequence MFLPAIAALHIPYRMRLFRRFLLFFAIAFLLPLASHAGWWVWQTHAPDWQRADWTSAKLLPAASIEPEATVHVFAARVGRWRGIFAHHSWIVVKERGASAYTRFDVVGWGAPVRVNHRDADGRWFGNMPEPVAEIRGAAAERLIPRIRSAVASYAYSSPGSYLAWPGPNSNSFVQHVLADVPELRQALPPTALGKDWRADGIFAGLTASRTGIQASLYGLAGVTVGWVEGIEINLLGLVAGLDLRSPALKLPGWGRIGV, from the coding sequence GTGTTCTTGCCGGCGATCGCCGCCCTGCACATACCGTACCGCATGCGCCTGTTCCGCCGCTTCCTGCTGTTCTTCGCGATCGCCTTCCTGCTGCCGCTCGCGAGTCATGCAGGCTGGTGGGTCTGGCAGACGCATGCGCCGGACTGGCAGCGCGCCGATTGGACGAGCGCAAAGCTCCTGCCGGCGGCTTCCATCGAGCCGGAGGCGACGGTGCATGTCTTCGCCGCGCGGGTCGGGCGCTGGCGCGGCATCTTCGCCCATCACTCCTGGATCGTGGTGAAGGAGCGCGGCGCCAGCGCCTATACGCGTTTCGACGTCGTCGGCTGGGGCGCGCCGGTCAGGGTTAACCATCGCGATGCGGATGGCCGCTGGTTCGGCAACATGCCGGAACCGGTCGCCGAGATTCGCGGCGCGGCGGCGGAGCGATTGATCCCGCGCATCCGCAGCGCCGTGGCGAGTTATGCCTATTCCAGCCCCGGCAGCTATCTCGCCTGGCCGGGACCGAACTCGAACAGCTTCGTCCAGCATGTGCTTGCGGACGTCCCCGAGCTCCGGCAAGCGCTGCCGCCGACGGCACTCGGCAAGGACTGGCGTGCCGACGGCATCTTCGCCGGCCTGACCGCCAGCCGCACCGGCATCCAGGCCTCGCTCTACGGCCTTGCCGGCGTGACCGTGGGCTGGGTCGAGGGCATCGAGATCAACCTGCTCGGCCTCGTCGCCGGGCTCGACCTGCGCAGCCCGGCGCTGAAGCTGCCGGGCTGGGGGCGGATCGGGGTGTAG
- the mazE gene encoding Antitoxin MazE: MASSTARRVQKRRDALRAAGLRPVQIWIPDTRRPGFDEECRRQARLVATSDSTDRELDAFLDAALEDLDRAPE; encoded by the coding sequence ATGGCAAGTTCAACAGCCAGACGCGTTCAGAAGCGCCGGGACGCCTTGCGGGCGGCTGGCTTGCGGCCGGTGCAGATCTGGATTCCCGATACGCGGCGGCCCGGCTTCGATGAGGAATGCCGCCGCCAGGCCCGGCTCGTTGCCACCAGCGACAGCACCGATCGGGAACTGGATGCGTTCCTCGACGCTGCTCTGGAAGACCTGGACCGCGCCCCTGAATGA
- the mazF gene encoding putative endoribonuclease MazF (Evidence 3 : Putative function from multiple computational evidences), whose amino-acid sequence MKRGDLVTVALAGDFGKPRPALIIQADPFALTATVTLLLVSSDLVDAPLIRLTVEPDATNGLRLVSQIMVDKAMTVRRDRIGQVFGRLDPDAMITVNRSLVLFLGLG is encoded by the coding sequence ATGAAACGCGGCGACCTCGTCACCGTCGCACTCGCGGGAGATTTCGGCAAGCCCCGCCCTGCCCTGATCATTCAGGCCGACCCATTCGCGTTGACGGCGACGGTGACCCTGCTGCTCGTCTCCAGCGATCTCGTGGATGCGCCGCTCATCCGGCTGACAGTGGAGCCTGATGCGACGAACGGCCTGCGCCTTGTCTCCCAGATCATGGTCGACAAGGCGATGACCGTGCGCCGGGACCGGATCGGCCAGGTTTTCGGCCGCCTCGATCCCGATGCGATGATCACGGTCAACCGATCGCTGGTGCTGTTCCTCGGCCTCGGCTGA
- a CDS encoding Methionine-gamma-lyase: MSEDSYHKDRIANRKLHPETLMMGFGYSPAMSEGSLKPPVFLTSTFVFENAQQGKDFFDFTSGRRQPKPGEKPGLVYSRFNHPNMEILEDRLAIWDEAEKCAVFASGMAAIATTCFAFLRPGDTILHSRPLYGGTETLLKNQMGAFGVTPFGFTDGLDIVQMRDVAKAAAAKGRVAMILVETPANPTNGLVDLAACKAIADELEKSQGHRPPVVVDNTMLGPKYQKPLKLGADLSLLSLTKYVGGHSDLVGGSISGSEALVRQVKAWRGSLGTQLDPNSCWMLMRSLETLDIRMSRANENAKLVAEYLESHPKVARVHYLGNLKDGDPRKAVFDRQCTAAGSTFAFDVKGGEKEAFAVLDHLQIMKLAVSLGGTETLVSHPAAMTHSGVARELREEIGLTDALIRISVGIENIEDLISDLAQAFEAV, translated from the coding sequence ATGAGCGAGGACAGCTACCACAAGGACCGGATCGCCAACCGCAAGCTCCATCCCGAGACGCTGATGATGGGTTTCGGCTATTCGCCGGCCATGTCCGAGGGCTCGCTCAAGCCGCCGGTCTTCCTGACCTCGACCTTCGTTTTCGAGAACGCCCAGCAGGGCAAGGACTTCTTCGATTTCACCTCGGGCCGGCGCCAGCCGAAGCCCGGTGAGAAGCCCGGCCTCGTCTATTCGCGCTTCAACCACCCGAACATGGAAATCCTCGAGGATCGCCTGGCGATCTGGGACGAGGCCGAGAAATGCGCGGTCTTCGCCTCCGGCATGGCCGCGATCGCGACGACGTGCTTCGCCTTCCTCAGGCCCGGCGACACCATCCTGCATTCCCGTCCGCTCTATGGCGGCACCGAGACGCTGCTGAAGAACCAGATGGGCGCCTTCGGTGTCACGCCCTTCGGCTTCACCGACGGGCTCGACATCGTTCAGATGCGCGATGTCGCCAAGGCTGCGGCGGCCAAGGGGCGCGTCGCGATGATCCTGGTCGAGACGCCGGCCAACCCGACCAACGGCCTCGTCGACCTCGCCGCCTGCAAGGCGATCGCGGATGAGCTGGAGAAGTCGCAGGGCCATCGCCCGCCCGTCGTCGTCGACAACACCATGCTCGGCCCGAAATATCAGAAGCCGCTCAAGCTGGGCGCCGACCTCTCGCTGCTCTCGCTGACCAAATATGTCGGCGGCCATTCCGACCTCGTCGGTGGCTCGATCAGCGGCTCCGAGGCGCTGGTGCGGCAGGTCAAGGCCTGGCGTGGCTCACTCGGCACGCAACTCGATCCGAATTCCTGCTGGATGCTGATGCGCTCGCTCGAGACGCTCGACATCCGGATGAGCCGTGCCAATGAGAACGCCAAGCTGGTGGCGGAATATCTCGAAAGCCATCCGAAGGTGGCGAGGGTCCACTATCTCGGCAATCTGAAGGACGGTGACCCGCGCAAGGCCGTCTTCGATCGGCAATGCACTGCAGCGGGCTCGACCTTCGCCTTCGACGTCAAGGGCGGCGAGAAGGAAGCCTTCGCAGTGCTCGATCATCTCCAGATCATGAAGCTCGCCGTCAGCCTCGGCGGCACCGAGACGCTGGTCTCGCATCCGGCCGCGATGACCCATTCCGGCGTCGCCAGGGAGCTGCGCGAGGAAATCGGCCTGACCGATGCGCTGATCCGCATCTCGGTCGGCATCGAGAATATCGAGGACCTGATCTCGGATCTGGCCCAGGCCTTCGAGGCGGTGTGA
- the bkdR gene encoding Bkd operon transcriptional regulator, giving the protein MLDTIDRRILAVLREDGRITNQELSERVGLSPTPCLRRLKRLEETGVIQGYAAIVDPKAYGLPFSVFVSVRLTQQNQEQISEFEKAVESWSEVAECYLMTGSQDYLLRVVTDGIEGYERFLKQKATRLKCIQSVESNFALATIKKRSGLPPI; this is encoded by the coding sequence ATGCTCGACACGATCGATCGCCGGATTCTCGCCGTGCTGCGGGAGGACGGCCGGATCACCAATCAGGAGCTTTCGGAGCGCGTCGGCCTGTCGCCGACGCCCTGCCTGCGCCGGCTCAAGCGGCTGGAGGAGACCGGCGTCATCCAGGGCTATGCGGCGATCGTCGATCCCAAGGCCTACGGGCTGCCCTTCAGCGTCTTCGTCTCGGTGCGGCTGACCCAGCAGAACCAGGAGCAGATCAGCGAATTCGAGAAGGCCGTCGAAAGCTGGAGCGAAGTCGCCGAATGCTACCTGATGACCGGCTCGCAGGACTATCTGCTGCGCGTCGTCACCGACGGCATCGAAGGCTATGAGCGCTTCCTCAAGCAGAAGGCGACCCGGCTGAAATGCATCCAGTCGGTCGAATCCAATTTCGCGCTTGCGACGATCAAGAAGCGCTCCGGCCTGCCGCCAATCTGA
- a CDS encoding Alpha/beta hydrolase: MPVTMPVTRRAFSCRSLAIAAFLPLGLAACAQSEASVSPFSEPERADTSALGKDPRLLVMTTRRSTGNAAPYFGTDRGPLTFAEVSLSPPGRGIAGRVSSAVSGDWAVLGVAREVTNDAPRVFSTAANGRDVLLYVHGFNETFETAARSAGQLSHSLEFQGRTALFTWPSGGKLFDYAYDRESALWSRDGFVQSLQALVANPTVGRIHIVAHSMGTFLTLEGLRELRDSQDVYARIGSVVLASPDVDIDAFEQTVKKLGPLAQRMTVIIDPGDRALAVSARIAGGVARAGAADRSRLEALGVRVADTSGRGWSMLRHDLFLSNSEVTQVVRRAMDRGG; this comes from the coding sequence ATGCCTGTCACCATGCCTGTCACGAGGCGCGCCTTTTCTTGCCGTTCGCTGGCGATCGCCGCATTCCTGCCGCTCGGCCTCGCCGCCTGCGCGCAGAGCGAGGCGAGCGTCTCGCCCTTCTCCGAGCCGGAGCGGGCCGACACCTCGGCGCTTGGCAAGGACCCCCGCCTGCTGGTGATGACGACACGCAGGTCCACCGGGAACGCGGCGCCTTACTTCGGCACCGATCGCGGACCCTTGACCTTCGCGGAAGTGAGCCTGTCGCCGCCCGGCCGCGGCATCGCGGGGCGGGTATCCTCGGCCGTGAGCGGAGACTGGGCCGTGCTCGGCGTGGCCCGCGAGGTCACCAACGACGCTCCGCGCGTCTTCTCGACGGCGGCCAACGGCCGGGACGTGCTGCTCTATGTCCACGGCTTCAACGAGACCTTCGAGACGGCGGCGCGCAGCGCCGGCCAGCTGTCGCATTCGCTGGAATTCCAGGGACGCACGGCGCTGTTCACCTGGCCGTCCGGCGGCAAGCTTTTCGACTACGCCTATGATCGCGAGAGCGCGCTCTGGTCGCGCGACGGCTTCGTCCAGAGCCTGCAGGCGCTCGTCGCCAATCCCACCGTCGGACGCATCCATATCGTCGCCCATTCGATGGGAACCTTCCTGACGCTGGAAGGCCTGCGCGAGCTGCGCGATTCCCAGGATGTCTATGCGCGGATCGGTTCCGTCGTGCTGGCCTCGCCGGACGTCGACATCGATGCCTTCGAGCAGACGGTGAAGAAGCTCGGGCCTCTGGCCCAGCGCATGACCGTGATCATCGACCCGGGTGACCGGGCGCTGGCCGTCTCCGCCCGCATCGCCGGTGGCGTGGCGCGGGCCGGCGCGGCCGATCGCTCGCGGCTGGAAGCGCTGGGCGTTCGCGTCGCTGACACCTCCGGCCGGGGCTGGAGCATGCTGCGCCACGACCTGTTCCTGTCCAACAGCGAGGTCACGCAGGTCGTGCGCCGGGCGATGGATCGCGGCGGCTGA